The Streptomyces sp. NBC_00286 nucleotide sequence GTCGACCCGGCCGCGAAGACGGTCCACTTCGGCGACGACGGCACCCTCGTGCGCTACGACAAGCTGCTGCTCGCGACCGGCGCCGAGCCCCGCCGACTCGACATCCCCGGGACGGGCCTGGCCGGCGTCCACCATCTGCGCCGCCTGGCCCACGCCGAGCGCCTCAAGGGCGTCCTCGCCGCCCTCGGCCGCGACAACGGCCACCTCGTGATCGCGGGCGCCGGCTGGATCGGCCTGGAGGTCGCGGCGGCGGCACGCGAGTACGGCGCGGAAGTCACCGTCGTCGAACCAGAGCCGACGCCGCTGCACGCGGTCCTCGGCCCGGAGATCGGCCAGATGTTCACCGAGCTGCACGCCGAGCACGGAGTCCGTTTCCACTTCGGCGCCCGGCTCACCGAGATCATCGGCCAGGACGGCATGGTCCTGGCCGCCCACACGGACGACGGCGAGGAGCACCCGGCGCACGACGTGCTCGCCGCGATCGGCGCCGCCCCGCGCACGAGCCTCGCCGAAGCCGCGGGCCTCACCCTGGTCGACCGGTCCCAGGGCGGCGGCATCGCGGTCGACGAACGGCTGCGCACCTCGGACCCCGACATCTACGCGGCCGGCGACGTGGCCGCCTTCCACCACGCCCTCTTCGACACCCGGCTGCGCGTCGAGCACTGGGCCAACGCCCTCAACGGCGGACCCGCGGCGGCCCGCTCGATGCTCGGCCGCGAGCTGACGTACGACAGGGTGCCCTATTTCTTCTCGGACCAGTACGACGTCGGGCTCGAGTACTCGGGCTGGGCGCCCCCCGGCTCGTACGACCAAGTGGTGATCCGGGGAGACGCGGGCAAGCGGCAGTTCATCGCCTTCTGGATGAAGGAGGGCCGAGTGCTCGCCGGGATGAACGTCAAGGTGTGGGACGTCACGGAGCCGATCCAACAGCTGATCCGCTCAAGGGCACAGGTGGACATGGAGGCACTCGCGGACCCGCATGTTCCGTTGGAAAGCCTGGTCTCGTGACAGACGGACGTACTCGGACGTACTCGACTGCCACACCACCCCCGTGCTGCAATTCCCGGGGGACAACCCCCGGACCCCCCGCCGAAAAGCCGCTCGCTCGCCTCAGGAGTGTCAGTTCTGCCCCGTAGAATCAACGCGTGGCCGGAAGGATCAACGACGAGGACGTGAAGGCGGTTCGGGACGCGGTTCCGATCGACGCCGTGGTGTCCGAGTACCTCCAGCTGAAGGGCGCGGGCGGGGGCAACCTCAAGGGCCTGTGTCCGTTCCACGACGAGAAGTCGCCCTCCTTCCAGGTCAGCCCGAGCAAGGGGCTCTTCCACTGCTTCGGCTGCCAGGAGGGCGGCGACACCATCGCCTTCGTGATGAAGATCGACCACCTCTCCTTCTCGGAGGCGGTCGAGCGCCTGGCCGGCCAGGCGGGCATCACGCTGCGGTACGAGGAGGGCGGCTACAACCCCTCCCACCAGCGCGGCGAGCGCATCCGCCTGGTCGAGGCCCACAAGATCGCGGCCCAGTTCTACATCGAGCAGCTCGACACCAGCTCCGAGGCCGACACGGGCCGTAAGTTCCTCGCCGAGCGCGGCTTCGACCAGGCCGCCGCCACCCACTTCGGCGTCGGCTACAGCCCCCAGGGCTGGGACCACCTCACCCGCTATCTGCGCGGCAAGGGCTTCACCGACAAGGAGCTCCTCCTCTCCGGCCTCGCCCAGGAGGGCCGCCGCGGCCCCATCGACCGCTTCCGCGGTCGGCTGATGTGGCCGATCCGCGACATCGCGGGGGACGTCGTCGGCTTCGGCGCCCGCAAGCTCTACGAGTCGGACAACGGCCCGAAGTACCTCAACACCCCCGACACGGCGATCTACCGCAAGTCCCAGGTCCTGTACGGCATCGACCTCGCCAAGCAGCACATCGCCAAAACCAGCCGGGCCGTGATCGTCGAGGGCTACAC carries:
- a CDS encoding NAD(P)/FAD-dependent oxidoreductase, which encodes MVDADQTFVIVGGGLAGAKAAETLRTEGFTGRVILICDERDHPYERPPLSKGYLLGKEERDSVFVHEPAWYARNDIELHLGQTVDAVDPAAKTVHFGDDGTLVRYDKLLLATGAEPRRLDIPGTGLAGVHHLRRLAHAERLKGVLAALGRDNGHLVIAGAGWIGLEVAAAAREYGAEVTVVEPEPTPLHAVLGPEIGQMFTELHAEHGVRFHFGARLTEIIGQDGMVLAAHTDDGEEHPAHDVLAAIGAAPRTSLAEAAGLTLVDRSQGGGIAVDERLRTSDPDIYAAGDVAAFHHALFDTRLRVEHWANALNGGPAAARSMLGRELTYDRVPYFFSDQYDVGLEYSGWAPPGSYDQVVIRGDAGKRQFIAFWMKEGRVLAGMNVKVWDVTEPIQQLIRSRAQVDMEALADPHVPLESLVS